The Oceanotoga teriensis DNA window GAATGGGTAAATCTATGGAAAAATTAATAGATGAAAATGCAGATACAATAGCTTTTATGCTTTATAATATGGAAATACAAAAAATATAATAAAATATAATAAAATATAATAAAATATAAAAATAATCTCTCGTTTAAAACGAGAGATTATTTTTAACATTATTGAAATCTAAAATTAAAAATAAAAATTTAAAATAAATTTATGTTAATGACTTAAATGGTTAACCATTAAACCAAGAAATAATGTAATTTCAGAGGTGATAAAAATAAAAATAAATTATTCAAGTAATACTCCCTTATTCATACAAATTGCTCAAGCAATAGAAGATGACATAATTTCAGGAATATATAAAGAAGATGAAATGATAATATCGACAACACAATTATCAAAACTTTTAAACATAAACCCTACAACTGCAGTAAAAGCAGTTGGACTCTTAAATGAAGAAAACATATTATATAAAAAAAGAGGCGTTGGAATGTTCGTATCTAAAGGAGCATTAGAAATAATAATGGAAAAAAGAAAAAATGAATTTTTCAACAAAAAAGTCAAAGAATTTTTAGATGAGGCTTTCAAAATTGGATTAAATACAAATCAAATAATAGAAATATTGAGAAAGGAAAGTGAAAACAGAAAATGAAATTAAAAGTAGAAAATCTCACTAAAAAATTTAAAAAAATAAAAGTATTAAATAACTTAAATATCTCAATAGAAAGCAATGGAATATATTGTTTACTTGGAAGAAATGGAGCGGGAAAAACAACACTATTAAAAATAATAAGTGGTTATATACCAAAATATGAAGGAAACATATATATAGATAATATAAAAATCCCAAAAGGTCAAATACCAAAAAATCTATGCTTCATTGAAGAAAAAGTAAAGCAATTAAATAAACCAATAAAAGAACTATACAAAATATCCTCTACATTCTATGAAAACTGGGATTATGAACTCGCCAATGAACTTTCTGAAAAATTTAATTTGGATTTAAATCAAAAATTCAAAAAACTTTCTTTTGGAATGCAAACAATAACAAATTCAATAATAGCTTTATGTAGCAACTCCAAAATAACGCTATTAGATGAACCAATGCTTGGATTCGATTCAATACTAAGAGAACAATTCTATGAATCTATAATAGAATCCTATCAAAGATCTCCAAAATTAATAATAATATCGACACATCTTATAGATGAAATAGCAAATTATTGTGAAAAAGTAATGATTATGAATTCTGGAAAAATAATATTAAACGAAACTATCGAAAACATAAATGAAAAATCATTTAGCATAATAGGTGAAGCAAAAGAAGTTGAAAACGCCATAAAAGATTTAAATATATTAAGCAAAGAATATGTTTCAAACTACATGCATGCAACATTATATGATGAAAACACTCAAAATTTGACTGGAAATTTCAATATAGAAAAAATATCTTTACAAAAACTATTTGGAAAAATGGTTGGAGGAAAAACTAATGAATAGATATATAAACTTTTCAAAAATAAATATAGAAAACTTAAAACTACCATTAACCATAACTTTTATGGTATCTTTATCTCAATTAATCCAAATGGCAATAATGCTAATAATACAAAGCACAGATAGTATTATAATAGGAATAGGAAACTTCTTTCTTATGAATCTTGTGATGTTTCCAATATTCACCTCTATAAAAAATTTCAGAAAATTCTTAAATCTTGGTATGAAAAAAGAAGATTTCAAATATGGAAAGCTATTTTTCTATACAAATGTTTCTATAATAACAGCCCTACTAAACATACTTTTTTATTTCATAGAAAAAAACTTATTAATAAACACTTCATTAACTTATATAAATCTATTAGATATATTTGGATGGTTCAACTTTGGATTAATAGGATGTATAATATATCAAACTTTTGCATATCTCGTACTAATGTATTTTGTTGATTTTCTAACGATAAGTAATCATCATTTAATAGGTTGGATAACAAGTGGAATATTGATAGCTTTTGTATCTGTATTCTCATCTATAAGGATATTAAGAATATGGTTTGGACAAATGTTAAAATTCATATTATTCAATGAAAACATATTAATGCAAATAATAATAGACTTATCAATAATAATAGCACTATTTATAATAAACAGTTGGTTTATACAAAAAAAAGAACTCTAAAAATAAGGTGATTTAAGATGAATTTAAATAAAAAATGGTTCAAATTAGACAATGCTGGAAAATTATATTCTTCAACAATATCATCAAAAGCAACAACAATATTCAGAATATCTGTATATTTAAAACAAAATATAAATATAAATATACTTGAAATATCCCTAAAGAACACTTTAAAAAGATATCCATACTTCAAAGTAAGACTAAAAAGGGGACTATTTTGGTATTACCTCGAAGAAACAGACAAAAATATACCCATACAAAAAGAAACATATTATCCATGTATGAACTTTAATTTTAAAAAATCAAAATCTGTGCCATTAAGAATACTATATTATAATAACAAACTATCTCTAGAAATGTCACATGTATTAACAGATGGAAATGGAGCTATAGAATTTTTAAAATTGTTATTAGCACAATATTTTGAAATTAAAGATCAAATAAAAATTAATATACCTTCAGATATACAAATATCCGAAGAAACAGAAGACTCTTTTCAAAAATATTATAAAAGAAAAATTCCTGGAATAAAAATAGGAAAAACAGCTTTCCATTTTCCATTTAAAAAAAATAAAGAATCAATATATTCGGTAACAACCGCAAAAATAGAAACAGATAAACTATTAAAAAAATCGAAAGAACTATCAGCCTCAATAACAGAATTAATAACGGCTTTGCAAATAAACTCAATAATAGAAATAATCCAAAAAAATAAATATAAAAAAAGACCTGTTTCAATAAATATTCCTGTAAATCTTAGAAATATATATCCATCAAAAACTATGAAAAATTTTTTTATAAGTATAACTCCTACAATAGATCCAAGACTCGGAGAATTCACATTTGATGAAATACTTCAATATACAAAAAATTATATAAGACAAAATACAGATAAAAAATATTTAAATCCAATAATAACCAGAAATGTAAAAAATCAAAAAAACATATTATTCAGTATATTTCCTTTAAAAATAAAAGATATTGGAATGCCTTATATATATAAAATATTTGGAGAAAAAAATTACACCACAGGTTTTTCAAATCTTGGAATATTAAAATTTCCAGAACAAATTCAAAAAAATATAGAAGAAATAGAAGTAATACCTCCACCAAGTGAGGGCAATTTAATAAAATCAGCATTAATAACAAATGGGAAATACACCTATTTAACTTTTGGAAACCTAACAAAAGATGAACAATTTGAAACCACATTTCTAAAAAATTTAGAAAAATTAAATCTAAATTATGAATTAAATACAACAAAAAATAAAGAAAAATACCCAATTTTCAAATTAAATGACAAAAAACAAAAAAATAATTCAACAAATA harbors:
- a CDS encoding GntR family transcriptional regulator; protein product: MIKIKINYSSNTPLFIQIAQAIEDDIISGIYKEDEMIISTTQLSKLLNINPTTAVKAVGLLNEENILYKKRGVGMFVSKGALEIIMEKRKNEFFNKKVKEFLDEAFKIGLNTNQIIEILRKESENRK
- a CDS encoding ATP-binding cassette domain-containing protein, whose product is MKLKVENLTKKFKKIKVLNNLNISIESNGIYCLLGRNGAGKTTLLKIISGYIPKYEGNIYIDNIKIPKGQIPKNLCFIEEKVKQLNKPIKELYKISSTFYENWDYELANELSEKFNLDLNQKFKKLSFGMQTITNSIIALCSNSKITLLDEPMLGFDSILREQFYESIIESYQRSPKLIIISTHLIDEIANYCEKVMIMNSGKIILNETIENINEKSFSIIGEAKEVENAIKDLNILSKEYVSNYMHATLYDENTQNLTGNFNIEKISLQKLFGKMVGGKTNE
- a CDS encoding alcohol acetyltransferase, with product MNLNKKWFKLDNAGKLYSSTISSKATTIFRISVYLKQNININILEISLKNTLKRYPYFKVRLKRGLFWYYLEETDKNIPIQKETYYPCMNFNFKKSKSVPLRILYYNNKLSLEMSHVLTDGNGAIEFLKLLLAQYFEIKDQIKINIPSDIQISEETEDSFQKYYKRKIPGIKIGKTAFHFPFKKNKESIYSVTTAKIETDKLLKKSKELSASITELITALQINSIIEIIQKNKYKKRPVSINIPVNLRNIYPSKTMKNFFISITPTIDPRLGEFTFDEILQYTKNYIRQNTDKKYLNPIITRNVKNQKNILFSIFPLKIKDIGMPYIYKIFGEKNYTTGFSNLGILKFPEQIQKNIEEIEVIPPPSEGNLIKSALITNGKYTYLTFGNLTKDEQFETTFLKNLEKLNLNYELNTTKNKEKYPIFKLNDKKQKNNSTNIILEFQKKFHLN